GATGTTGCCCTTCGAAACACTAAATTAAGCAACGATTATCCAAACTATAATATGACagtttatatatctacTCACAACAAGTCAATATATgcaattatttaaattaaattaacatttattataacaaaaaaagattCTATTgctattaaatttgatatcaGCTCTCTTTTTTAACACTTTACTATGtgaaatattgttttcaaatttcCTAATTAggaaatttaaattttaagtGGTATGTTAAAGATGCAAATTCGAATCTCAAGAACCTTGCCATAGGTACTACTGTTTGTACCGGTTAATGGTTATATGCTAATGGTTATTTATGGGGTATCTGGCATTGAGCCACCATATGTTATGGACGTTACCCTTGACGTGCTATCAATTTAAAAAGTGTTGCTAGGCTCTTGAGAAAAAAGTAGCTTAAACTAGTTAATGGGAATTTAAGGGCCCTTATTGCTACAGTATTAGAACAACTTGTGAAGAACTACTAACACTGATGTATATGTAAGGCTATACCTATACTCATATTCGAAAAAAGCCTGGATTTTTGCTCTTATTTACCTTAAGAAGTAATGTTTTGTATCGGCTTCTGATTGATTAaactaatttttcatctgTACTTCCTAATTAACTAAAGTTAGTAACAAatgtttaaaaaaagattacaatacatatatatatatatattagacTAATTGTACATAGTTTACACACTATTATATTGAGAATAAACTTTTCTCCAATAACGATAAAAtccattgaaaaatttgacTGCTAATCCGATGTCATGAGAACCCGTAGTAGCTCTGATACTATGCATTGATAATTGTGCAATCCCTAAATCTACTGTTCTTGCTCCTGTTtgagaagaaattgaaggCCCTATCGTTCCACCTGATCtggaattatttttaatttggAAGTATTGAATTTTGTCGTTATTCATTCTTGctatttcttcaataacACTTACACCGATTAAGTCAGTAGCCATATGAGCATTTGGATCCAAAGATAAAGTAACTCCGACATTTGGCTTAGGGGAGTGATTTTTCATATAaacttctttaaaatttggaTTGAATAGGTGGTTAACGTCAGcagataaaattaaagagtTTGCAAATATTTGGTGGTATATATCGCTTGAGGCCGAAGTATCGTCTGAAGCAGGAAAGTTACTTTTCCCCTTATATTTACTGTCGGACACTCTTTGGACAACTGTTTCCATTAATCCACCTTTAGCGCCTTGTCTTGTTAAGGATCCAACTTCCTCATTGTCATATAAGGTAACCATATTGAAACCTTCAGAAAATCCACGCTTGTGTGATTCAATAAATGAAGTAATGGCAGCGAAACTACACAATCTATCATCTAGTCTTGGTGCAAACAAAAAGTCATCCTTCAAACCACCGATTGAACCTTTCTGAACGTCAAATAAATCTAGATCTACTTGTTGGATTTGTGATACGTTGATGTTTGCTAAATTAGCGATGTATCTGAGCAGATGAATTGAATGTTTCCCGTATAAAGGagattttttttcatcttcagtTATTTGTTCCCTACCTTCATCATCACCAAAACCGAAGCCAATGATAGGAACAGCTTGATCTTCTTTATCGAATGGACCAACTGCTGGTGCCCCAAAATGAGGTGCTAATGTTGGAATTCTAGCAATCGGGTGAGGAGTGGAATTAATTAGAGTAGACTTGACATTGTCCCCATCTTTGTAGACAATCTTACCACCAATACCAAGGTCTCTATCGAACCACACACTGTCCAATGTGCCACCGTATGGAGCAACACCTAAAAGTACATAACCTTCGACATCATCTTTAACAGATGCCGGTTTTAATTTAGC
The window above is part of the Tetrapisispora phaffii CBS 4417 chromosome 7, complete genome genome. Proteins encoded here:
- the APE1 gene encoding metalloaminopeptidase APE1 (similar to Saccharomyces cerevisiae LAP4 (YKL103C); ancestral locus Anc_2.478); this translates as MEKSKPSVVSPAENSDAIDQEQLIKHLQETLSLLTEKNKSSTESGYPSQTLKKKIIDEQEVSLEALINYSNIYIDFTYENPTIYHVVQYFSKLLENAGFEYISETDEWSHIIRESKNNCFYTTRNKTSLCAFKVDPSWKAADGVSSITCHIDSLNAKLKPASVKDDVEGYVLLGVAPYGGTLDSVWFDRDLGIGGKIVYKDGDNVKSTLINSTPHPIARIPTLAPHFGAPAVGPFDKEDQAVPIIGFGFGDDEGREQITEDEKKSPLYGKHSIHLLRYIANLANINVSQIQQVDLDLFDVQKGSIGGLKDDFLFAPRLDDRLCSFAAITSFIESHKRGFSEGFNMVTLYDNEEVGSLTRQGAKGGLMETVVQRVSDSKYKGKSNFPASDDTSASSDIYHQIFANSLILSADVNHLFNPNFKEVYMKNHSPKPNVGVTLSLDPNAHMATDLIGVSVIEEIARMNNDKIQYFQIKNNSRSGGTIGPSISSQTGARTVDLGIAQLSMHSIRATTGSHDIGLAVKFFNGFYRYWRKVYSQYNSV